The Natrinema salaciae genome includes a window with the following:
- a CDS encoding UbiA family prenyltransferase, producing MALARDETGVGPTARALWSQVHPVFMTPPLAASLFGAILAGGVDPLLAAVHVAAMFAAVYTAHVKDGYVDFHVRGEDDDHPLTERGCRLALALSSTAFALCCLVLGVLVGPVAVALTVPAWLIAYHHAPQLDTNPVTATTGYPLGIALSVLGGFYVQAATITAVPLGFAVVFLTLLSGIKVIDDAQDYAYDRSIEKRTVAVVLGPDRAYDVAYGLMTVALTAVVAFAVARVFPLTALLAALAFAAVAGVARRADPELATMLLIRGSYVFLAVLVAAVRFDPIGRLV from the coding sequence ATGGCCCTCGCGAGAGACGAGACCGGCGTCGGTCCGACGGCTCGAGCCCTCTGGTCGCAGGTCCATCCCGTCTTCATGACGCCGCCGCTGGCCGCGTCGCTGTTCGGCGCGATTCTCGCCGGGGGCGTCGACCCGCTGCTCGCGGCGGTCCACGTCGCCGCGATGTTCGCGGCTGTCTACACCGCCCACGTCAAGGACGGGTACGTCGACTTCCACGTTCGCGGCGAGGACGACGACCATCCGCTGACCGAACGGGGGTGTCGACTCGCGCTCGCGCTGTCGTCGACGGCGTTCGCGCTGTGTTGTCTCGTGCTCGGCGTTCTCGTCGGCCCGGTCGCGGTCGCACTGACCGTCCCCGCGTGGCTAATCGCCTATCACCACGCGCCACAGCTCGACACGAACCCGGTGACGGCGACGACCGGGTACCCGCTCGGTATCGCCCTGTCGGTGCTCGGTGGCTTCTACGTCCAGGCCGCGACGATCACCGCCGTTCCCCTCGGCTTCGCCGTCGTCTTCCTCACGCTCCTCTCGGGGATCAAGGTGATCGACGATGCACAGGACTACGCCTACGACCGCTCGATCGAGAAGCGCACCGTCGCGGTCGTTCTCGGCCCCGACCGCGCGTACGACGTCGCCTACGGGCTGATGACCGTTGCACTAACGGCCGTCGTTGCCTTCGCCGTCGCTCGGGTCTTTCCCCTCACGGCGCTCCTCGCAGCACTCGCGTTCGCCGCGGTCGCCGGCGTCGCGCGGCGAGCCGACCCCGAACTCGCGACCATGCTGCTCATCCGCGGGTCGTACGTCTTCCTCGCGGTGCTCGTGGCCGCCGTCCGGTTCGATCCGATCGGCCGACTGGTGTGA
- a CDS encoding thiamine pyrophosphate-binding protein: protein MTDGYTGADLFTDALESYGVDYVFGNPGTTELPIMDAIGESDLEYRLGLHEDIAVGMAGGYAQRRRYHAHHDDSITPVGVANLHIAPGLAHGLGNLYAAKIVGAPLVVTAGNHSTDFRHEEPILSGDLVDMADQFCKWSDEVLDVSALPTMLRRAFRVAMTPPTGPVFLGLPLDVMLAETDAEPERLGPIPNAGSGDPAQLDRAADLLAEADDPVMVVGDHIARSGADAVAAAVELAEATGARVHGEILSCEVDFPTDHDQWVSYLPTSEELAAMLMDTDTILFAGVSTNTTLTRHEEVLVDDDTTCIHVGDDAWQVGKNQPADAAVIGDPGLVLQGITERVRGGLSDDVVADRLEDVAGVKEMVEAKMSGYGEGDAADDPRSSKAELVDAMERVAGDAAIVDEGVTSKYAMLTRWDLAPEQYISNKGGGLGYGLPAAVGAAVAEGQRDDPRDVVGFIGDGSYQYYPHSIYSAARYDLDLTVVISDNRNYRILKDNTLNIMGGEEADYEFVGMDFEPAVDLVQNAESHGARAERVETPDGIEGALEEALGRDGPDVLDVLVHD, encoded by the coding sequence ATGACAGATGGCTATACTGGTGCGGATCTCTTCACTGACGCTCTCGAGTCCTACGGGGTCGACTACGTCTTCGGTAATCCGGGAACGACCGAACTGCCGATCATGGACGCGATCGGTGAGAGCGACCTCGAGTACAGGCTCGGGCTCCACGAGGATATCGCGGTCGGGATGGCCGGCGGCTACGCCCAGCGGCGGCGATACCACGCCCACCACGACGACTCGATCACCCCGGTCGGCGTGGCGAATCTCCACATCGCTCCCGGGCTGGCCCACGGGCTGGGGAACCTCTACGCGGCCAAGATCGTCGGCGCGCCGCTGGTCGTGACGGCGGGCAACCACAGCACGGACTTCCGTCACGAGGAACCGATCCTCTCGGGCGATCTGGTCGACATGGCCGACCAGTTCTGCAAGTGGTCCGACGAGGTTCTCGACGTCTCGGCCCTGCCGACGATGCTCCGTCGGGCGTTCCGGGTCGCGATGACGCCGCCTACGGGACCCGTCTTCCTCGGGCTCCCGCTGGACGTGATGCTGGCCGAAACCGACGCCGAACCCGAGCGGCTGGGTCCGATTCCCAACGCGGGCAGCGGTGATCCCGCACAACTCGATCGCGCCGCCGACCTGCTGGCCGAGGCCGACGATCCGGTGATGGTCGTCGGCGATCACATCGCCCGCTCGGGCGCGGACGCCGTCGCTGCGGCGGTCGAACTCGCGGAGGCGACGGGGGCCCGCGTCCACGGCGAGATCCTCTCCTGCGAGGTCGACTTCCCGACCGATCACGACCAGTGGGTTTCCTATCTGCCGACCAGCGAGGAGCTCGCCGCGATGCTGATGGACACGGACACGATCCTCTTCGCCGGCGTCTCGACGAATACGACCCTTACCCGCCACGAGGAGGTGCTGGTCGACGACGACACCACCTGCATCCACGTCGGCGACGACGCCTGGCAGGTCGGCAAGAACCAGCCCGCCGACGCGGCCGTGATCGGCGATCCGGGGCTCGTCCTGCAGGGGATCACCGAGCGCGTTCGGGGAGGCCTCTCGGACGACGTCGTCGCCGACCGACTCGAGGACGTCGCGGGGGTCAAAGAGATGGTCGAGGCCAAGATGAGCGGCTACGGTGAAGGCGACGCGGCGGACGATCCGCGGTCGTCGAAGGCCGAACTGGTCGACGCCATGGAGCGGGTCGCGGGCGACGCCGCGATCGTCGACGAGGGCGTTACCTCGAAGTACGCCATGCTGACCCGCTGGGACCTCGCACCCGAGCAGTACATCTCGAACAAAGGCGGCGGGCTCGGCTACGGACTTCCGGCCGCGGTCGGTGCTGCGGTCGCCGAAGGCCAGCGGGACGACCCCCGCGACGTCGTCGGCTTCATCGGCGACGGCTCCTACCAGTACTACCCCCACTCGATCTACAGCGCCGCCCGCTACGATCTCGATCTGACGGTCGTCATCTCGGACAACCGCAACTACCGCATCCTGAAGGACAACACGCTCAACATCATGGGCGGCGAGGAAGCGGACTACGAGTTCGTCGGCATGGACTTCGAGCCGGCGGTCGACCTCGTGCAAAACGCCGAGAGCCACGGGGCACGCGCCGAGCGCGTCGAAACGCCCGACGGGATCGAGGGTGCACTCGAGGAGGCGCTCGGTCGCGACGGGCCCGACGTGCTCGACGTGCTGGTCCACGACTGA
- a CDS encoding DUF7344 domain-containing protein has product MIGRSWTDTADESAGASDTDTPPDLSLDDIYHLLQTKRRRDVLRYLRDAEGPVRLRELAEQIAAWEQGTTVEHLRSSDRQRVYISLYQSHLPKLDNHGIVDYDKDRGRVEPTPLTSQLDSYLGRPTETPSPGRWPRRYAVATALWAIGLVAIATGGASIPGLAAAGGILLTFAILTGVHAWSTGSFRR; this is encoded by the coding sequence GTGATCGGACGCAGTTGGACGGACACCGCGGACGAGTCGGCTGGAGCGTCCGATACGGACACGCCGCCGGACCTCTCGCTGGACGATATCTACCATCTCCTCCAGACGAAACGTCGCCGAGACGTGCTTCGGTACCTTCGCGACGCCGAGGGTCCGGTCCGCTTGCGCGAACTCGCCGAACAGATCGCTGCCTGGGAGCAAGGGACGACCGTCGAGCACCTGCGCTCGAGCGACCGCCAGCGCGTGTACATCTCCCTGTACCAGTCGCACCTTCCGAAGCTCGACAACCACGGAATCGTCGACTACGACAAGGATCGAGGCCGAGTCGAGCCGACGCCGCTGACGTCACAGCTCGACTCGTATCTCGGCCGACCGACCGAAACTCCTTCGCCCGGACGGTGGCCACGACGATACGCCGTGGCGACTGCGCTCTGGGCGATCGGTCTCGTCGCGATCGCGACCGGGGGCGCTTCGATTCCTGGACTCGCCGCTGCGGGAGGGATTCTCCTTACGTTCGCGATCCTCACGGGCGTCCACGCGTGGTCCACCGGTTCGTTCCGTCGATAG
- a CDS encoding sensor histidine kinase, producing MGLPIDPYSVVLLLSFVVAVGTVAAAWRTRPAPGSASLSALMATVAVWLGAHVLEIESTALAWKLHWANLQWLCAAAIPTLFLVFALQYTGKDRWLTRRKQGLLAIEPLVMAGLLAINDWTHVLWGPAGTETVALAGWWESTATVATSEPNVGLFVHLGYATLCLAATSVLVLDLIVRSERLYRWQGVVVFVAITVPWATAVVSTSSLETIGVTPIGFTVTGLAITFGLYRYRLLEIAPIARSEVVTNLESGVLVVDADRRIVDSNPVAQEIFGRSRDDLVGEPIADVVPAVDIDPSIDGTLETDGSDSATGRGNDDRTAEGATTGADAANDAENRPVQFSLGDESDRRYYTHSTSPIDDGRGRPIGWTIVVHDVTERVRRERELERTNRKLDEFAAVVSHDLRNPLTVSKGYLDLLEEEYDPEYVRTVAESHDRMEALIDDVLALARQGQAAVEHEPIALEAVARAAWSTVDTDGATLSIVDGGTVEADRTRLRQLLENLFRNAVEHGSAGGQDGYRPDDVLEHGPAKSRLGRETATERDEAALTVTVGTLENGFFVADSGSGFEDGPAAVFESGYTTSENGTGLGLSIVADVCDEHGWEVTATESTDGGARFEIVGVDVRDPAADGGSAGSPSAVGEIG from the coding sequence ATGGGCTTGCCGATCGATCCGTACAGCGTCGTCCTGTTGCTCTCGTTCGTCGTCGCCGTCGGCACCGTCGCGGCCGCGTGGCGGACGCGCCCAGCCCCCGGTTCGGCTTCCCTCTCCGCGCTCATGGCGACGGTCGCCGTCTGGCTGGGCGCACACGTCCTCGAGATCGAATCGACGGCGCTGGCCTGGAAGCTACACTGGGCGAACCTCCAGTGGCTGTGCGCCGCCGCGATCCCGACGCTGTTTCTCGTGTTCGCGCTGCAGTACACGGGCAAGGATCGGTGGCTCACCCGCCGCAAACAGGGGCTGCTGGCGATCGAGCCGCTGGTCATGGCCGGGCTGTTGGCGATCAACGACTGGACCCACGTGCTCTGGGGGCCGGCAGGCACGGAGACCGTCGCACTCGCCGGCTGGTGGGAATCGACCGCGACGGTCGCGACCTCGGAGCCGAACGTCGGACTGTTCGTTCACCTCGGATACGCGACGCTCTGTCTCGCGGCCACGTCCGTGCTCGTTCTCGACCTGATCGTGCGAAGCGAACGGCTCTACCGCTGGCAGGGGGTCGTCGTCTTCGTCGCCATCACGGTCCCCTGGGCGACGGCCGTGGTCTCGACCTCGTCGCTCGAGACGATCGGGGTGACACCGATCGGGTTCACCGTCACCGGGCTCGCGATCACCTTCGGCCTCTACCGGTATCGCCTCCTCGAGATCGCACCGATCGCGCGCAGCGAAGTGGTCACGAACCTCGAGAGCGGCGTGCTCGTCGTCGACGCCGACCGCCGGATCGTCGACAGCAATCCGGTCGCACAGGAGATTTTCGGACGCTCCCGCGACGATCTCGTCGGCGAGCCGATCGCGGACGTTGTTCCGGCCGTCGATATCGACCCGTCGATCGACGGGACGCTCGAGACGGACGGCAGTGACAGCGCGACGGGACGCGGGAACGACGATCGGACCGCCGAGGGCGCGACGACCGGCGCGGACGCGGCCAACGACGCCGAGAACCGGCCCGTTCAGTTCTCGCTCGGGGACGAGAGCGATCGCCGCTACTACACCCACTCGACGTCGCCGATCGACGACGGCCGCGGCCGGCCGATCGGCTGGACCATCGTCGTCCACGACGTGACGGAGCGCGTCCGCCGGGAGCGCGAACTCGAGCGAACTAACCGGAAACTCGACGAGTTCGCGGCCGTCGTCAGTCACGACCTGCGGAACCCGCTGACGGTCTCGAAGGGGTATCTCGACCTGCTCGAGGAGGAGTACGATCCGGAGTACGTCCGAACCGTCGCCGAGTCCCACGACCGAATGGAGGCGCTGATCGACGACGTCCTGGCGCTGGCACGACAGGGACAGGCCGCGGTCGAACACGAGCCGATCGCGCTCGAGGCCGTCGCTCGCGCCGCCTGGTCGACGGTCGACACGGACGGCGCGACGCTGTCGATCGTCGACGGGGGGACGGTCGAGGCCGATCGAACGCGGCTCCGGCAGTTACTCGAGAACCTGTTTCGAAACGCCGTGGAGCACGGCTCCGCAGGCGGTCAGGACGGGTACCGTCCTGACGACGTCCTCGAACACGGCCCCGCAAAATCCCGCTTGGGGCGCGAGACGGCGACCGAGCGCGACGAGGCGGCGCTCACCGTCACCGTCGGCACGCTCGAGAACGGGTTCTTCGTCGCCGACTCGGGGTCGGGGTTCGAGGACGGTCCGGCGGCGGTCTTCGAGTCGGGCTATACGACGAGCGAGAACGGGACGGGACTGGGGCTCTCGATCGTCGCGGACGTCTGCGACGAACACGGCTGGGAGGTGACCGCGACCGAGAGCACGGACGGCGGTGCGCGGTTCGAGATCGTCGGCGTCGACGTTCGCGACCCGGCAGCGGACGGCGGGTCGGCGGGGTCGCCTTCGGCAGTCGGTGAGATCGGGTAG
- a CDS encoding redox-regulated ATPase YchF: protein MLSIALAGKPNAGKSTFYTAATMAEVDVANYPFTTIDANRGVSYVRTACPCLERDERCNADNCEDGKRYVPIELLDVAGLVPGAHEGKGLGNQFLDELTNADVIVNVVDASGGTNEKGEPVDIGDHDPLEDIDFIEEEMDLWLAGIVERNWESVERKSRSPDFDIDDALADMLSGFGASPKQIAIVLRNLDYPDDPIQWEDDHREALARDVRQRTKPIVVAANKIDVAPTENVDRLLELDKPVIPTTAEGELALRRAADNGLIEYDPGDETIEIGDGVTDAQREALEGLANTMAEWDGTGVQAALDHAVYDLLDHLTAYPVEDASKWSDGSGNVLPDAFLLPDGSTPVDLAYAVHSDIGDGYLHAVDARSKREVGEDYELEEGDVIKIVSTN from the coding sequence ATGCTTTCGATCGCGCTTGCCGGGAAACCCAACGCCGGCAAGTCCACGTTCTACACGGCGGCGACGATGGCGGAGGTAGACGTCGCCAACTATCCCTTCACGACGATCGATGCCAACCGCGGGGTGAGCTACGTCCGGACGGCGTGTCCCTGCCTCGAGCGCGACGAGCGCTGTAACGCCGACAACTGCGAGGACGGCAAGCGCTACGTCCCGATCGAACTGCTGGACGTGGCGGGACTCGTCCCGGGGGCCCACGAGGGGAAGGGACTGGGCAATCAGTTCCTCGACGAGCTCACGAACGCGGACGTGATCGTCAACGTGGTCGACGCCTCCGGCGGGACCAACGAGAAGGGCGAACCCGTCGATATCGGCGATCACGACCCGCTCGAGGACATCGACTTTATCGAGGAGGAGATGGACCTCTGGCTGGCGGGCATCGTCGAACGCAACTGGGAGTCGGTCGAACGCAAGTCCCGCTCGCCCGACTTCGACATCGACGACGCGCTGGCGGACATGCTCTCGGGCTTCGGCGCGTCGCCGAAACAGATCGCGATCGTCCTCCGCAATCTCGACTATCCGGACGACCCGATCCAGTGGGAGGACGACCACCGGGAAGCCCTCGCTCGGGACGTTCGCCAGCGAACCAAGCCGATCGTCGTCGCGGCGAACAAGATCGACGTCGCCCCCACGGAGAACGTCGATCGCCTGCTCGAGCTGGACAAACCGGTGATTCCCACGACGGCGGAGGGCGAACTCGCCCTCCGGCGGGCCGCCGACAACGGCCTGATCGAGTACGACCCCGGCGACGAGACGATCGAGATCGGCGACGGCGTCACCGACGCCCAGCGCGAGGCCCTCGAGGGGCTCGCGAACACCATGGCCGAGTGGGACGGCACCGGCGTGCAGGCGGCGCTCGACCACGCGGTCTACGACCTGCTCGACCACCTCACCGCCTACCCGGTCGAGGACGCCTCGAAGTGGTCCGACGGGAGCGGCAACGTCTTGCCCGACGCCTTCCTGCTGCCCGACGGATCGACCCCGGTCGATCTCGCCTACGCCGTGCACTCGGACATCGGCGACGGCTATCTGCACGCGGTCGACGCCAGATCGAAGCGCGAAGTCGGCGAGGACTACGAACTCGAGGAGGGCGACGTGATCAAGATCGTGAGTACGAATTGA
- a CDS encoding EamA family transporter gives MGLPDIDSAVFFGLITMVTWGIWVVLGNAASESIDPRTAAAISYLVAGPLALGFILVSDASLAITARGGLLAGTAGLFTGIGLISMYVGLSGGSTTIVSTLGAMYFVIAAVIGMVVLGDDVTITRLAGIAFAVIGVVLVTR, from the coding sequence ATGGGGCTTCCCGACATAGATTCGGCTGTTTTCTTTGGGTTGATTACGATGGTAACGTGGGGAATCTGGGTAGTCCTGGGCAACGCTGCGTCGGAGTCCATCGATCCGAGGACGGCCGCCGCGATCTCCTATCTTGTTGCGGGACCCCTTGCACTCGGATTCATCCTCGTGTCAGACGCATCGCTCGCCATTACTGCGAGAGGAGGACTGCTCGCTGGTACGGCCGGATTGTTCACCGGAATCGGCCTCATTTCGATGTACGTCGGCCTCTCCGGAGGGTCAACGACGATCGTCTCCACGCTCGGTGCGATGTACTTCGTCATCGCGGCCGTCATCGGTATGGTCGTCCTCGGAGACGACGTTACGATAACGAGGCTTGCCGGGATAGCGTTCGCAGTTATTGGGGTCGTCTTGGTCACCCGATAG
- a CDS encoding HalOD1 output domain-containing protein, translated as MGTSRRDNTHPGRETVRAHYDWEATTPSQAIVEAVATVEETTPVALAREAGTTVYEHIDPDALDSLVGSDRTGVVEVAFDIDHHHITIASDGRLVITVGDQ; from the coding sequence ATGGGGACATCCAGACGCGATAACACACACCCCGGGAGAGAGACGGTCCGAGCACACTACGATTGGGAGGCGACGACACCGAGTCAGGCCATCGTCGAGGCGGTCGCGACCGTCGAAGAAACGACGCCGGTAGCGCTCGCACGAGAGGCCGGAACGACGGTATACGAGCACATCGATCCGGACGCGCTCGATTCGCTCGTCGGGTCCGATCGGACCGGCGTCGTCGAGGTCGCGTTCGATATCGATCACCATCACATCACGATCGCGAGCGATGGCCGGCTCGTGATCACCGTCGGCGACCAGTGA
- a CDS encoding TrkH family potassium uptake protein, with protein sequence MIRRIHVDVRSSCRLLGTVLKYLSLTLLFPTVVALFYRENPLPFLVALVVTVAVGTGLERLEPDPSLEHREAFLLVALTWLVVPMVGTVPYLVAGTGTIAHPVNALFESMSGFTTTGATVMGDISVETHSRSIMMWRQLTQWLGGMGILVLMVAILSELSVGGTQLIREEAPGIQVEKLTPRIRQTARALWLIYACFTLAAVVVYYGLQLVGLAENMTFYNAVAHALTTLPTGGFSPEGRSVEAFEPIVQWAVMLFMIIAGTNFALYWYAWRGHPERLTSNTEFRSYLLSMGVVGGLLSVLLFLGVGLAITPEYVAAVPGSLERSLRHGLFQAIAIVTTTGYASMDFNTWSESTQAILLFAMFLGGSAGSAAGSIKIIRWYVVQQSIRRELFTVVHPNAVRPVRMGGTGDVIDEQAIHSIFVFIALFLTLFVVSTVLLFLDAHRTAGLELSALEATSATIATLGNVGPGVGVVGPMNSYEPFSRAAKLYMVFLMWIGRLEILSVLVILTPAYWRS encoded by the coding sequence ATGATACGCAGGATTCACGTTGATGTCCGGTCAAGTTGTCGTCTCCTCGGCACCGTTCTCAAGTATCTCTCGCTGACGCTGCTGTTTCCGACAGTAGTCGCGCTGTTCTATCGGGAGAACCCGCTGCCGTTTCTCGTCGCGCTCGTCGTCACCGTCGCCGTCGGCACGGGACTCGAGCGGCTCGAGCCCGATCCCTCGCTCGAGCACCGCGAAGCGTTCCTGCTGGTCGCGTTGACGTGGCTCGTCGTTCCGATGGTCGGGACGGTTCCGTACCTCGTCGCCGGAACGGGAACGATCGCACACCCCGTCAACGCGCTGTTCGAGAGCATGAGCGGGTTCACGACGACCGGCGCGACGGTCATGGGTGATATCTCCGTCGAAACCCACTCGCGGTCGATCATGATGTGGCGACAGCTCACCCAGTGGCTCGGCGGTATGGGGATTCTCGTCCTCATGGTCGCGATCCTCTCGGAGCTCTCCGTCGGTGGCACGCAGCTCATCCGGGAGGAAGCACCGGGCATTCAGGTCGAGAAACTGACGCCACGGATCAGACAGACCGCGCGAGCGCTCTGGCTGATCTACGCCTGCTTTACGCTCGCCGCCGTGGTCGTCTACTACGGACTCCAGCTCGTCGGACTCGCCGAGAATATGACGTTCTACAACGCCGTCGCCCACGCCCTCACGACCCTCCCGACCGGCGGCTTCTCGCCGGAAGGGCGCAGCGTCGAGGCCTTCGAACCGATCGTCCAGTGGGCGGTCATGCTCTTCATGATCATCGCCGGAACGAACTTCGCGCTTTACTGGTACGCCTGGCGCGGCCACCCCGAACGGTTGACGAGCAACACCGAGTTCCGATCGTACCTCCTGTCGATGGGCGTCGTCGGCGGCCTCCTCTCCGTGCTGCTGTTCCTCGGCGTCGGCCTCGCGATCACCCCCGAATACGTCGCCGCGGTTCCGGGCAGCCTCGAGCGCTCGCTGCGTCACGGGCTCTTCCAGGCGATCGCGATCGTCACGACGACCGGCTACGCGAGCATGGACTTCAACACGTGGAGCGAGTCGACGCAGGCGATCCTGCTGTTCGCGATGTTCCTCGGCGGCTCGGCCGGCTCCGCGGCCGGTTCGATCAAGATCATCCGCTGGTACGTCGTCCAGCAGTCCATCCGTCGCGAACTCTTCACGGTCGTCCACCCGAACGCGGTACGACCGGTTCGAATGGGCGGAACCGGCGACGTCATCGACGAGCAGGCGATCCACAGCATCTTCGTCTTCATCGCGCTCTTCCTGACGCTGTTCGTCGTCTCCACCGTCCTGCTGTTCCTCGACGCGCATCGAACGGCCGGCCTCGAGCTCTCGGCGCTCGAGGCGACCAGTGCCACGATCGCGACCCTCGGGAACGTCGGGCCGGGCGTCGGCGTCGTCGGCCCGATGAACAGCTACGAGCCCTTCTCCCGGGCTGCGAAGCTGTACATGGTCTTTCTCATGTGGATCGGTCGGCTGGAGATCCTGTCCGTGCTGGTCATCCTGACGCCGGCGTACTGGCGGTCGTAG
- a CDS encoding GNAT family N-acetyltransferase, with protein MELVEATADDLDTLVDRWYDLATEMEEYAELNELAYADVHEVPDDGFRAHLDDEDITDHLIVHEGETIGFVTLREGRHPSRRYSKYLRIVNIAIDEDDRSHGHGTAVVERVKEVARERGCDHLKVSCEWQNEDARRFYRNAEFQPKQVDYAQPLE; from the coding sequence ATGGAACTCGTCGAAGCCACCGCGGACGACCTCGATACGCTCGTCGACCGCTGGTACGACCTCGCGACTGAGATGGAGGAGTACGCCGAATTGAACGAACTCGCCTACGCGGACGTTCACGAGGTCCCCGACGACGGCTTCCGCGCTCACCTCGACGACGAAGACATCACGGACCACCTCATCGTTCACGAAGGCGAGACGATCGGCTTCGTCACGCTCCGCGAGGGCCGTCACCCCTCCCGGCGGTACTCGAAATATCTCCGCATCGTAAACATCGCTATCGACGAAGACGACCGGAGTCACGGTCACGGTACGGCGGTCGTCGAGCGCGTAAAAGAAGTCGCTCGCGAGCGAGGCTGTGATCACCTCAAAGTTTCCTGCGAGTGGCAGAACGAGGACGCACGCCGGTTCTATCGCAACGCGGAGTTCCAGCCGAAGCAAGTCGACTACGCACAGCCCCTGGAGTAA
- a CDS encoding GNAT family N-acetyltransferase, translating into MESTDALEFGHADRKDIYEYVERHGAVDPEETQERLDIDPGGFRHHVAILKRDGRLEEADGKLRVTIDAGAEEEYVSDALEFHIRPARQEDLTGIVGAIRQVAEEKTYIEAESVADEIDHEDALLRHNELQSRMFFVATVESDVVGWVHLHAPELEKLSHTAELTVGVLDEYRGHGVGSHLLARGLEWAASNGYEKVYQSVPSTNEDAISFLEEHDWETEAIREDHYKLNGHYVDEVMMAVEL; encoded by the coding sequence ATGGAATCGACTGATGCGCTCGAGTTCGGTCACGCGGATCGCAAAGACATATACGAGTACGTCGAGCGACACGGCGCGGTCGACCCCGAAGAGACGCAGGAACGGCTCGACATCGATCCCGGCGGGTTCCGTCACCACGTCGCGATCCTCAAACGGGACGGTCGACTCGAGGAAGCGGACGGAAAACTCCGGGTAACCATCGATGCGGGTGCCGAAGAGGAGTACGTCTCCGACGCGCTCGAGTTCCACATTCGGCCGGCGAGACAGGAGGATCTGACGGGGATCGTCGGCGCGATCCGACAGGTCGCGGAAGAGAAAACGTACATCGAAGCCGAGAGCGTCGCCGACGAGATCGATCACGAGGACGCGCTACTCCGGCACAACGAACTCCAGTCGCGGATGTTCTTCGTCGCCACGGTCGAGAGCGACGTCGTCGGCTGGGTCCACCTCCACGCGCCGGAGTTGGAGAAGTTGAGCCACACCGCGGAGCTCACGGTCGGCGTTCTCGACGAGTACCGCGGGCACGGCGTCGGCTCCCACCTCCTCGCGCGCGGCCTCGAGTGGGCCGCGTCCAACGGTTACGAGAAGGTCTACCAGAGCGTCCCCTCGACCAACGAAGACGCGATCTCGTTCCTCGAGGAACACGACTGGGAGACGGAGGCGATCCGGGAAGATCACTACAAACTCAACGGCCACTACGTCGACGAGGTGATGATGGCCGTCGAGTTGTGA